The Granulicella sp. 5B5 nucleotide sequence GTCCAGCAAACCGAAGCCTCCCGCGCCGCCGAGGCCCAGCAGTGGCAACAGGTCACCCACTCCACCGTCTTCCCCGACGCAGCCCCCATCGCTGAGCTCATGGACTTCAAGCATTAACCGATCACCCACTCATGACAGCGTGACCGTCATGGGTGGGCTCGCCTCCCCCTCTTGACACGCCCGATACAATAGAACCAGCAGTAAAGGAAGCGCGCGGCCACCCGCTGGCTCCTTCACGCCCGGCCAAGGCCGCTCCACACGCTCCTCGACAACCTGCAGGTTACTTGCCCAACACCAAAGGGGATACAACGCTAACCCCAATCCGCTGCGGATCATAGCCCCAAACCGGGGGGAGGATGCTAACCCTCCGCCAGCCGCCGCGCCTCTTCGACATCCGCCTCGGTGTCCACATCCAGCGCCAGCGCCTCGTCCTCCACAAACGCCGCCTCGCGCAGCATCTCCCGAGCCCCCGCATCGCCGGTCAGCCCCAGCAACGCCTCAAACGCCGACGCCGGAAAGTACGTCGGCACGCCCGTCCGCCCTGCATATCGCGACCCCGTCACCCGCTCCGGCACCGCCACCAGCACCCGCAGATGCTCCACCCGCACCCCCGGCTGGTCGCAGGCCATTACCACCACCCCGGAGACCTGCACCATCCGGGCCGCCGCAACTCCGCGTCGAATCGAAGCCGCCATCCCCTCAGATGCCTCTTCATTCACAACAATCAGGCACCCGCGCTCCTGCAACGCCTCAAGAAACTCAGCCTCCGGCCCTACCACCACAACCACCGGAGACAACCCGGCCTCCATCGCCACCCGCACCGCCCGCTCCACCAGCATCTCGCCGTTCAGCACAACGGTCTGTTTCGGCCGGCCCAGCCGCCGCGAAAATCCGGCAGCCAGCACCACGGCAGCCACTCCGCTCACAGCGCGCACTGCGCCTCAAGGTACCGGGAAGCGCCACCCTTGGCGATCTGCTCCGCAATCATCTCCGGCGTCATCCTCTGCGAGTGGCCCAGCTTGCCCTGGCAACACGCCTGGATCTCCGCGATGGTCGCCAGCGCGATCGCCTCCGCACCATCGCCGCCCAGGTCCAGCCCCACCGGCGCAAACACGTGCTCGCACACGTGCGATATATCCAGCCCCAGCAACGCAGCGGCCTCACTCAGCAGCAGCGCGCTTCGGTGCCGTGCTCCCAGCAACCCAAGATACCGAGGGCGCCGTGGCAGGACCGCCGTCAGCCAGTCGCGGTCCTGCTCGTAGCTATGTGTCATCAACACCACGGCATCTCGCTCGCCAACTTCGACCCCTTCGAGACTAGTGGCAGCCACAACGCGCTCCGCCTCAGGAAACCGCTCTGCCCGTGCCCACTGTGCGCGGCCATCCAGCACCGTAACGCTCCAGCCCAGCTGCGCAGAAAAACTCACCATCGGCTGAGCATCATTCCCAGCCCCGCACAGCAACAACCGCTGCGGCGGCTCCAGCACCTCATGGAACACTGCCTCCGTCGGCGCATCTGCATCGTCAGCTTCTCCGAATACGAGACACCCCTCCGCATCGCGCACCACGCGCCGCAACGGCAGCCCAGCCTGCGGCAGCACGGTCACCACCTCACAAGCCTCCCCGCGCAGGCTCGCCTCCATCGCCTCCATCAACGCGTCAAACTCCGGCGTATCGGTCGGCTCCAGCAGCAGGTACAGCGTCCCGCCGCAGCCCAAACCGTAAGGCATCTCCTCAGTATCGTCGAACAGCGTGGAGAACCGCTCCACCACCGCACCCGACCGCACCTTCCACGCCGCCCGCCGCAGCACCTCGGCCTCCAGGCACCCGCCAGAGATACCGCCGACATACTCGCTGTCAGCGCATACCAGCATCCGTGCACCTGCTTGCCGGTAGCTCGACCCTTCCACCTGCACCAGAGTCACCAGAGCTCGCGCACCGCCCTGCCGCCACCGTTCCAATAACTTGCGTCGCTCCTGCATGGCACCTCCAGACGGGCCGTACCACGGCATCCCTCACACCACAAGGTTACCGCTGTTACCGGTTAATAGAGAAACGAGTACCCCGTCACCCCGCCGCAACCGACAGACGCTGCGACAAGAAGCCTGTGGCCAAGGCACCTGCAAAGACTGCGGTGCCCGTAGCCCACTAACCTGATTCACCTGCCGCTACGAGCGGTCTGCGAGGAAGCACCATCTCACTCGCAGACCGCCCGTAACTCGTTTGCACGAAACCCACGTTCCACACGGACGCACTCGGCAACTTCTGGTAAACTAAGTCTCGTTGGTCAGTGGATCGTACGGCTCAAGCAACTTCCCGGAGCCAGAAGTTTCCCTTACAAAAGGCCGGCACCACAACCTGTACCATCATCCGATGGCACAAAGGTTCGGGGCGTAGCGCAGTCTGGTAGCGCACCTGCTTCGGGAGCAGGGGGTCGGAGGTTCGAATCCTCTCGCCCCGACCATCTCTAGAATCAATAAGTTAAAAGAACGTCCCCACGTCGGGAGTTGCAAGCGGGTAGTCAGTTCCCAACAAATTTTGGTGTGAAACGCCGCTCAGAATATGGGTGGCGTTTTCTGCATGTCGTTACGCCGACGCATCATGCCCTACCGAATTCCTTATCGGGTGTAGCACCCGGCGTTCCTTGATAGCGGCCAGCTTCTCCTGCACCGCTTCTTTCTCGGCATCACTCCGGGCCTTTCTGCTTTGCGAGTCACCCTGCGGTTTTAGAAGGTGAACTTGACGGCAGCCTGCAGAACGCGCGGGCCACCGACACCATTGACGTTGCCGACGCCGCTGCCCAGTGTACCGGTGATCTCTCCGAATGTTCCGGAGCCGACCGTCGTACCTGGCTGACCGAAGGCCGGCGTGTTGGTTGCATTAAAGGCATCGAAGCGCGCTTCCATATTGATGCGGTCTCCGTGCAGCGGGAAGACCTTGAACAGAGACAGGTTGTCGTTGAAGTAGGCTGGCCCACGGAACTGGTTGCGTCCCGTATTGCCCTGGATGCCAATTGTGGGCGCGCTGAACGACGATGCGTTGAACCACTGCGGATAAGTCGACGTGTTTCCGCCTGTTACTTTATGCGTAACTTGATAGGCGCCGCTTAGATTCGCCGTCGTCGTGGTACCCGGAGTGACCGTCGATGCGCTGACCGTGAACGGCAATCCGGACACAGCCGAAACGATCGCCGAAATGCGCCATCCGCCCAGCGTATAAGCACCAACGCCCGAATTGAAGTACTGATGCCCCTTGCCAGCAGGCAGTTCATAGGTAACGGTCTGCTCGAAGTTATTGGTGCGGTCGAAGTCCAGCGCGCTATAGTTGCGCCGTGGCGGGCCGCTCCAGAACATCACATTGCCGTCCTGCGCACCGGTCTGATATCCCTGCGCCTTGCTCCATGTGTAAGCCGATGTGAAAGCCACACCATGAGAGAGCCGGTGGCTCAGCTGCACCTGCAGCGACTGAAAGTTACTGGAATAACCGAGGAAATACTCCGTCACCGAAGCCGTCTTGCCAAAGGCCAGCCTCAACGGGTCAGAAGCTCCGCTCTGGCCATACACCGTAGGCTGATTGATGTTTTGTGCCACATCGATGCGCGTGCCATGGTTGGCTACATAGGCGATCTGCAAAGCAGTATCGAAGCCGATTTCCTGCTGCAGTGCAACATTCCATGAGTCTACATAAGCGTTCTTGAAATTCAGCGGGATGTACAGATTTCCAAGGCCAATAGTGCCGTTCGCGGCACTCTCTGTCAACGTCCCTGTTGAGCTGAACGTTGACGTTGGCGTAACCGGAATGCCGGTGGCCAGGTTGACCACACCGCCTACCGGATTCAGCGCAGCACCATACGTTGGCGTGTTGGTGTAGTTCGTGCTCGTCTTGATCGGATAGTTGTAGGCGTAACTGTTGTCCACGAACGGCACATAGCTGATACCGAAACCTGCGCGGATAACTGTCTTGTCAGTCACGCGATAGGCCACTCCCAGACGCGGGGCGATGTTCTTGTAGTCCGTCTGCATGCCAAGGTTAGAAGGATTGCCGTCGAGGCCTGCGAGGACAAGCTGATTGTTCGCCGGGTTGTAATTCACAAAACCACCCGGCTTGCGCGGGGTCGCAGGTGGGTATAGCTCGTAGCGGACGCCGAGGTCGACCGTCAACTTTGGCGTGGCCTGCCACTTGTCCGCGACGAAGAAGAACAGCCATGTCTGACGGAAGGCCGGGAAGATACTGTTAGTGTCCTGACCTACCGAATACGGCACATTGAACAACACGCTCGCGATATCGTTCGCAGTACCGGTAACAGCACCGTTATAAGCGCTCGCACCCGGTGCCGAAGTCTGGTTCTCCTGGAAATAGAAAGAACCTGCGGGTGTATTGATGTTGCCCTGGAACAGGTCGTCACGGATGCGACGGATGTCGAAACCGGCCTTCAGCGCGTGATTGCCGAGAATACGCGTCCAGTTGTTCGCAACGTCGATGTTCGACTCGGCGCGAAGCCACGGCAGTGCTACCGAATACCCAATCAGCGGATTGCCCACGCCCTCGCCGTTGCCGGCCAGGTTGAACACCTGGAATGCCACCTGTCCGCTGGTCGTCGGAGAGTTGTTTGTACCGTTTGGTCCATTTCCAGGAATACCGAGCGTCTTCGCATCGCTGCTCCCATAATCGGTCTGCGTGGCGGAGTTCCGGTAGTGAGACACACCAAACCGCACCTCCGTAAACAGTTTGGGCGAAAAGATGTGATCGTAGTTTGCGCCCGTGTTATACGCGTTAGCGATACCGGTCGCTTCGAATCCGCCGCCGGCGGGGCCGCCCAGGAACGCACCGAACAGTGGCGCCTGATATGTGTTCGTCAACTGGTGACTGAACCGCCCGCTCAGGTGGTCCTTGGAGGTAATCGTGTAGTCGGACTTGATGTCGTATGTATAAAAGTCTTTGCTGAAAGGAAGGTTCTGCGAGAAATTGTTGGCGCTGGTGGAACCGGAGATGTACGTCGCAGATGCAAGGTTGGTCTTCGGGTTGCGGGCAAGTGCATCCAGGTCCTGCAGCACCGTCAGCGAAGTCTGGCTGATGCCCGGGTTCGTCAGTGGAATCACATCTCCTGCAAACGGCACGCGGCCGGTACCGCAGGCATTGTTTGCCGCCGAACCAATGCAATCTGCTGTGTCTCCGGTGTTCGGATCGTAGACCTGGCCCTTGTATCCGGCAAGGCTCAAGCTGTTGTTCACCACGTTGTAGTACGGAATGGTCGTGTTCGTCGTCGCCGACTCGTGATCGGACGAGCGAACGAAGTCGCCGAAGAAGAACAGCTTGTCCTTGATGATCGGGCCGCCAACCGAGCCGCCCGTGTAGTTATACACCAGTCGCCCGTTCGGGCCTTTCGCGAAGTAGTTTCGCGCGTTGACGCCGTTGTTCTCCATGTTCTGAAACACGGAGCCGTGGAACTGGTTTGTGCCCGACTTCAGCGTGACGTTGATGACCGTGCCCACCGCGCGGCCGAACTCGGCTTCGAAGTTGTTCGTCGTGATGTCTACATTGCCGATCGCCGACGCCGGCGGCACCATCATCACATGGATACCCGTGCGCTCATCGTCGTCTATGCCCTCAATCTGATACAGGTTCACATACGACGACTGTCCGTTCGCATTCGTCGAAAGATCGTTCTGTGAGTTGAAGAACTGCGAGTTGTTGAACACCACAGGCGCCATGCCCGGCACGGTCGTCAGTAGCGATTGAAAGTTGTTGCCGCTCGACAGCGGCAGGCTCTCAATCTGCTTTTGCTCGATGTTCGTTGAAATGTCTGCGCGGTCGGTCTGCAGTTGCGGCGGAGCGGTTGTTACCGTCACCTCTTCCGTCACACTGCCCGTCGTCAGGGTCACATCCACGCGCGATGTGGTGTTGGTCAACAGTTCGATGTTCTGGCGGGTCTCCTTCTTGAAACCCTGCGCCGAGACCGTCACGGCATAGGTGCCCGCGGGCAGGTCGGGTTCGGTGTAGTTGCCGCTGGCATTAGTCACCGATGTATGCACGGTTCCCTGCCCTGTCAGGGTGATCGTCACCTGGGCGTTCTCGACGCTGGCACCGGTAGGGTCGGTTACAGTTCCAAGAATGGTACCGTTTACAGCCTGCCCACAGAGTATGCCAGGAGTAACGCTGAGGAGGAAGATTGCAGCGATTAAGCCATGTTGACGCAAGTGCATGGAACCTCCGAGGATGAGTCGCTGAAGTCCGATTTCTCTGCGTGCTGCAAAATCGGTGGTTTCAAAGCACACGCATCCTACTCGCGTTCTGGCGTTCTTGCATAGACTTGATATCGACTTGAAACAAATTATTTTTATGGAGGACTTTTAGAGACACGGCTATACACAGAACGACAACAGACCTTCAAGGTTATTCATGAGGCGATATCGCCGCCCTGAAATGCCTCTGTCTGTTGACGTTATCAGCGGCCATATTCTCTTAAAAACCGGGGACAGAAAGAGGCGGAGAGATGTCGCGGTAGCCGTCATCGTCGCAGTTTGGCCTGCCATGGCTGTGGTCGGACTCATGCTCAGCGCCGTCGCGCCAGATGCCGACGAGAGGGTGAGCGCACCATTGATGAGTCGGTAGGAAGCTTGCGGAGTCCGAAGAGTTCTCATCGCAGGGCCTGCAGACGAGAGTGTGGTCACCGTGCAGGCGCGCAAGCGCTCGTGCCTCGAGGCGCACCGAGAGTGAGCAGCACAGCCTGCGGTCCGCAATGGTCTACAGAGACCCTCGATGCCACAGACTGTAACCGTGATGTGCAACGTAGTTAGAACTGAATCTTGCCGGAGAACTGCATGATCCGCTGGCTGTTCGCTGTTCCTGTGATGACGCCAAGTCCGCTGGTCATCGCCGTATTGGTGGGGGTGGTGGTTGCGGCGCCTGGAGTTCCCAGCACTGGATGGTTCAACACGTTGAACGCATCCGCGCGCAGGGACACCCGTAGCGACTCCCATATCGGAAAGTCTCTGAACACCGAGACGTCCTCCTGATAGTACGTGGGGTCCATAAGCATGTTGCGTCCCGAGTTGCCGAGCGTGCCGGACAGTGGCGTAGAAAAGGCAGAGGTATTGAACCAGTGGAAGCGGTTGCGGCCACCGAGAGGAACCGTGGACGCGCCGTTGTAGTTCGCCCGCTCATAGGTACCACCATTGCCTGTGTTTCCAATATCTCCGGAGGAGGTAATGGTGAAGGCCTGTCCCGAGCGCAGGATGAAGATCGAGCTCACCTCCCAGTTGCCGAGGATATAGTCGCCAATCTTGTTGCCGGTGCTGAAGCTCTTCCCTTTGCCGACAGGAACCGCATACGTCGCCGCCAGCGTGAGAAGGTGAGGGATGTTGTATCCCGATGGACCCCGGCTGCCGCGCACGTTGTAAGGATCTTCCGTCACGCCTCCTTCGACACCGAAGAACCCGTCATCGCCTTCATCGATCGATCGGCTGAAGGTATAGGCCGCGTGATACGTCAAACCCTTTGAGCTGGTGCGGGCGAGAGATGCCTGCAGCGCGTTATAGGTGGCGTTGCCACCGGGCCGGTCCCACTTGTCGGGCTGCATATAGGGGAACGGTTGTCCCGTTGCATTCGCCCCGGACCACACGCCGGTTGTCTGATTAATATCTTTCGCCAGCCTTGTAGCAAAAGATGTAGTGGAGAGAGCACCTGTGTTGTAATAGCCGCCGATATCCAGCCGGTGTGTCTCGGCACCGACATAGTTCAAACTAAATACGGTGTTTCGGTCCATCTGCTGCTCAATGCCGAGGTTCCACTGCTCCGAATAGGGGTTTTTGACGAGCGGGTCCACGAAGTAATTGACGTTGCTTGTAAACGGCGAGGCAGCAGGCTGAAGACCGGCCAGCGACGTCCCCACAGCGAAGGGGTTCTGCCCGGTGACATAGAGTGCAGACCCTGGCGTATTGAGGCTGCTGACACCCAACGTGCCAACGTCTGGCCACGATCCCTGGAAGTTCTGCGGCAACTGGATCGAAGCTGCCCAGTTGTCGAAGAATATGCCGAAGCTGCCACGAATGGCGAGCGTGTTATTGACGCTGTACGCCAGGCCAAACCGTGGCCCGATGTTCAGCTTCGAGCCATGCAGAATCTTCTGGTTGAGTGCGACCTCCACATTTGCAGGCAGGGTTGCAGAAGGCAGACACGGCGCGCGACCACGCACAGCGCAGGTCGGCGGCGCCACCTGCAGAATGTACTTCCCTGTGTTGAAGTCAAAGTCACCCGTCTCGATGCTGCCCTGGTTGCCGATCGAAGCGTCGGTGCCATACTGCGGGATCACCGTGCGATCGTAGCGGATGCCCATGTTGAGCGTCAGCTTGGGCAACGCGTGCCATGTGTCCTGCACGTAGATATTGCCGATACCGCCAGGGCGCTCCGTCAGAAGGACGTTTCTCTTCGTCGCCGATGTCGGCTCGTCAAGCAGAAAGCTGGCGAGGCCAACTCCTGTCTGCTTCGCAACTGTGGCTGTCGTGGCGCCTGGGCCTGCACCTGGCTGCGGGACTGCTGTGTTCCCGGCCGTCACCGTAAAGTCCGATGTCGCAGACCCATTGAAGCTGGACGTGTCGTTACGAATAGTTTCCCCGTAGTTGATCTCCTCCCAGCCCCCGCCGGCCTGGATCACATGCCGCCCAATCGTCTTGCTGATGGAGCCGAGCCACTCATGAGTGTTGGCCTCGTTGGCTGCGGGGCTACTGTTCTCACCTGCCCCAAATCCATTCTGACCGCCGCTGACAGAGAGGTCCGGCATCAGGGTGATGCCACCGATAAAGTTCTGAGCCAGAGACGGGTCCGGCATATAGGCATTGTAGGCAGCGGGGTTATCGAACAACGCATACGAGTTATAGGAGACGTGCGTCCTGCCATATTGCACCTGCATGGTGAGGCTTGGATTGAACACATGCAACCAGCTGACTCCATACTGCTGCGCCGGGAGCTGACTGTAGGAAAACAGGTGCGGGAAGCTTGAGCCTGTCGTCTTTTCCTGCCAGTTGTTATAGCGCGCAAAGATGAAGTCCTTTGTGCCGATGTGCTGGTCGAGACGGATCATCCAGTTATACGTGTTGTAGATCGTAGGGGTCGTGACCTCTTCGTTCTCCGCCGTGAAAGCATAGCCCGGGATGGTAGTCGGCGCCGGGAAGAGAGCGTTGATATAGGCAACCGCGCGTGGGTCGAGTTCTGAGGCGGGAATCTGATTACCCACATAACCCGGACGGTTCGAGTTTGCGTTGTTATTGCCGGTGGGATCGTACAGCTGGCAGGACGCGGTTACGACGGTCGTCGCGCCGCTGGAACAGCCGGCGATGCCAGTCGTTGCGGAACTGAAGTCGGCGTAAGGAAGATTGATTCCGCTACCCCAGGAGGACTCAGCCATCTGAGCAGCAGTGGGAATGAGCAGAACCGACGCTGCGTTTTGCGTCTTGCGGTAGCCCTCGTACGCGATCTCGAAGAAGGTCTTGTCGTGACCATTGTAGAGATGGGGCACGACAACAGGACCGCCAACCTGAACACCGAACTGATTCTGGCGGTAGATGCTCGGCGTGGTCGGAGGCACCCAGGGGATCGCATCGAATGCGTTGTTGCGGATGAACTCCCACAAGCTGCCGTGCAAAGAGTTGGTACCGGCCTTGGTCGCTAGATTGACAACACCTCCCGTGACACCGCCATACTCAGCGGAATCGTGCGCGCTCACCTTGAACTCAAGGATCGTGTCGATGATCGGCGGAATGGCATAAGTGTTGTACCAGTTGTTCGTGTCGTTCAGGCCATCCAGCGTATAGAACGTCGAGCGGCTGGTCTGGCCGTTGAGTGAAGGAGCAATGTAAGCATCGCCGTTGTTGTTCGCAGTGTTGCTGCCACTGCTGTTCTGCCCTACGCTGATCGGCGTGGCGCCAGGCGTCAGTTCCAGCAGCTGTGTGAAGTTGCGCCCATTCAAAGGAAGGTCATTCACCTCCTTGGTCCCAATCACCGTGCCGAGCTGCGATGTCGTCGATTCAATCTGCGCACCCACGGCCTCAACCGTAACGCTGACGTTGACATCGCCGGTCTTCAGGACCGCATTGATGTTCACCGTCTGATCGACCGCCACATCGAAGGCGGCAATCTTCTGTGTCTGAAAGGACGGCGCCGTCACACTCAATGTGTACTTCGCCGGCGGGACCCCCACAAAGTTGTAGTCGCCAGTATTGTTTGACACGGTAGCGCGCGCGACGTTCGTCTCTACATTCGTCAACGTCACCTTCGCGCCCGGAACCTTCGCGCCCGTTGAGTCTGCAACAGCGCCCGTAACGGCTGCGGTGGAGTTCTGAGCGTGACCACTCACTGGAAGAAGTGCCCAACAGGCCAGGAACAGGCCACAGATGAGCGCTAGCTTCTGTAGGCGAATGGTGCTAAGGATCGGCATTGCGAAAACCCCGTACGACGAGAAATGTATGGAAATACCAACGTGGCGCATCCTACAAAGCTCGATTTACAACTGTCAACATTTTTTTTACTAATCGTGAATGTCTTTCACCTGAAAAATATTGCCAAGCAGCCTTGAGCGCAATTCAGCACACCTCAAAGCCGTCCAACAAAAGAAGAACGCCATTTCGCGGTTAGCACATATGTCCCGGAGCACATGCTGAGATAGGCAGCTCCGATATGTCATGTCCGGCGGCCGGTTCGGGTCAGATTCCCCGATGCCATAGCAACGCGCGAAATCCGCGAGTTGGAACACGTTTGACTGGCCGTGCTCTCGATCAATGATATTTCACATAAAGAATCTATTTTTTATTGATGATCGTATAGCCAATGCCGTAAAGTGGTGGCCTCTGCCCTTCCGGAGCTCACACCTATGAAGATGCCAATCGACCTCGCTGTCCGCCGTTCATCCCATCAACGTCTGCGTTTTTACCGGCTGGCTATCTGGTTCTTGCTGCCTGTTGCGACGCTCTGCGCCCAAACGGTATATGTCTCCCCACGCGGCAAGGACACCGGCGTGGGGACGGCCTCTGCGCCGTTCCGCTCCGTTCAGCACGCGGTTCAAGTGGCACGCAGCCGGCACGAGCACACGGTCAAGTTGCAGGGCGGGCTCTATCGACTGGCCTCGCCGCTCGTGCTCACCGCCGCCGACTCAGGCCTGACTCTTCAGGCCGAGACGACACAACCGGCGACGTTCAGTGGCGGCTTTAAAATTTCAGGCTGGAAGCTGCAGGACGCGAAGCGATCACTGTGGTCGGCCCCACTTCCCAATGGCGTCTCATCGCCAAGACAGATTTACGTGAACGGGGTCCGAGCAACCCGTACGCGAGGACTCGCTCCTGTCTCTCTCACCATGAACGCCGAGGGCTACACCGCCGACAGCGATCTTCTCGCGCACTGGCGGCATCCTGACGAACTGGAGTTCGTCTACACCGGCGGCAACGGCATCTGGGGAGTGCCTTCCGTCGGCCTTGGCTCATGGACAGAGCCGCGCTGCCCAGTCGCTGCGATCCACGGCACCACAATCCTGATGGCCGAGCCCTGTTGGAAGAACTCAACCGAACGCGTGATGCTGCCGAACGGCAAGCGCTCCGCCAACCTTGTCGGCCCTAGCAGCATCGGCAAACAGCCGTCATACATTGAGAACGCCTACGAACTGCTCGGCAGGCCAGGCGAGTTCTATGTCGACACTGCTGCGAAGACGATCTTCTACACACCCCGCAAGGGCGAAGACCTGCGCAGTGCCGATGTGGAAGCTCCCGTGCTCGAATCCCTGCTGGTGCTGGACGGCACGAAAGACGCACCTGTGCACGACATCACAATCTCCGGCGTGACCTTCGCCTATGCGGCATGGCATGAGCCAAGCACCGCGGAAGGGTTCTCAGAGATCCAGGCAAACTACCGCGTCACAGGTGCGGACGGCGCAACAAAGCAGGCGCTCTGCACACTCGTCCCGGGCGGCACCTGCCCGTTTGCCGCA carries:
- a CDS encoding nucleotidyltransferase family protein; amino-acid sequence: MSGVAAVVLAAGFSRRLGRPKQTVVLNGEMLVERAVRVAMEAGLSPVVVVVGPEAEFLEALQERGCLIVVNEEASEGMAASIRRGVAAARMVQVSGVVVMACDQPGVRVEHLRVLVAVPERVTGSRYAGRTGVPTYFPASAFEALLGLTGDAGAREMLREAAFVEDEALALDVDTEADVEEARRLAEG
- a CDS encoding XdhC/CoxI family protein; the encoded protein is MQERRKLLERWRQGGARALVTLVQVEGSSYRQAGARMLVCADSEYVGGISGGCLEAEVLRRAAWKVRSGAVVERFSTLFDDTEEMPYGLGCGGTLYLLLEPTDTPEFDALMEAMEASLRGEACEVVTVLPQAGLPLRRVVRDAEGCLVFGEADDADAPTEAVFHEVLEPPQRLLLCGAGNDAQPMVSFSAQLGWSVTVLDGRAQWARAERFPEAERVVAATSLEGVEVGERDAVVLMTHSYEQDRDWLTAVLPRRPRYLGLLGARHRSALLLSEAAALLGLDISHVCEHVFAPVGLDLGGDGAEAIALATIAEIQACCQGKLGHSQRMTPEMIAEQIAKGGASRYLEAQCAL
- a CDS encoding carboxypeptidase regulatory-like domain-containing protein, producing MHLRQHGLIAAIFLLSVTPGILCGQAVNGTILGTVTDPTGASVENAQVTITLTGQGTVHTSVTNASGNYTEPDLPAGTYAVTVSAQGFKKETRQNIELLTNTTSRVDVTLTTGSVTEEVTVTTAPPQLQTDRADISTNIEQKQIESLPLSSGNNFQSLLTTVPGMAPVVFNNSQFFNSQNDLSTNANGQSSYVNLYQIEGIDDDERTGIHVMMVPPASAIGNVDITTNNFEAEFGRAVGTVINVTLKSGTNQFHGSVFQNMENNGVNARNYFAKGPNGRLVYNYTGGSVGGPIIKDKLFFFGDFVRSSDHESATTNTTIPYYNVVNNSLSLAGYKGQVYDPNTGDTADCIGSAANNACGTGRVPFAGDVIPLTNPGISQTSLTVLQDLDALARNPKTNLASATYISGSTSANNFSQNLPFSKDFYTYDIKSDYTITSKDHLSGRFSHQLTNTYQAPLFGAFLGGPAGGGFEATGIANAYNTGANYDHIFSPKLFTEVRFGVSHYRNSATQTDYGSSDAKTLGIPGNGPNGTNNSPTTSGQVAFQVFNLAGNGEGVGNPLIGYSVALPWLRAESNIDVANNWTRILGNHALKAGFDIRRIRDDLFQGNINTPAGSFYFQENQTSAPGASAYNGAVTGTANDIASVLFNVPYSVGQDTNSIFPAFRQTWLFFFVADKWQATPKLTVDLGVRYELYPPATPRKPGGFVNYNPANNQLVLAGLDGNPSNLGMQTDYKNIAPRLGVAYRVTDKTVIRAGFGISYVPFVDNSYAYNYPIKTSTNYTNTPTYGAALNPVGGVVNLATGIPVTPTSTFSSTGTLTESAANGTIGLGNLYIPLNFKNAYVDSWNVALQQEIGFDTALQIAYVANHGTRIDVAQNINQPTVYGQSGASDPLRLAFGKTASVTEYFLGYSSNFQSLQVQLSHRLSHGVAFTSAYTWSKAQGYQTGAQDGNVMFWSGPPRRNYSALDFDRTNNFEQTVTYELPAGKGHQYFNSGVGAYTLGGWRISAIVSAVSGLPFTVSASTVTPGTTTTANLSGAYQVTHKVTGGNTSTYPQWFNASSFSAPTIGIQGNTGRNQFRGPAYFNDNLSLFKVFPLHGDRINMEARFDAFNATNTPAFGQPGTTVGSGTFGEITGTLGSGVGNVNGVGGPRVLQAAVKFTF
- a CDS encoding carboxypeptidase-like regulatory domain-containing protein: MSGHAQNSTAAVTGAVADSTGAKVPGAKVTLTNVETNVARATVSNNTGDYNFVGVPPAKYTLSVTAPSFQTQKIAAFDVAVDQTVNINAVLKTGDVNVSVTVEAVGAQIESTTSQLGTVIGTKEVNDLPLNGRNFTQLLELTPGATPISVGQNSSGSNTANNNGDAYIAPSLNGQTSRSTFYTLDGLNDTNNWYNTYAIPPIIDTILEFKVSAHDSAEYGGVTGGVVNLATKAGTNSLHGSLWEFIRNNAFDAIPWVPPTTPSIYRQNQFGVQVGGPVVVPHLYNGHDKTFFEIAYEGYRKTQNAASVLLIPTAAQMAESSWGSGINLPYADFSSATTGIAGCSSGATTVVTASCQLYDPTGNNNANSNRPGYVGNQIPASELDPRAVAYINALFPAPTTIPGYAFTAENEEVTTPTIYNTYNWMIRLDQHIGTKDFIFARYNNWQEKTTGSSFPHLFSYSQLPAQQYGVSWLHVFNPSLTMQVQYGRTHVSYNSYALFDNPAAYNAYMPDPSLAQNFIGGITLMPDLSVSGGQNGFGAGENSSPAANEANTHEWLGSISKTIGRHVIQAGGGWEEINYGETIRNDTSSFNGSATSDFTVTAGNTAVPQPGAGPGATTATVAKQTGVGLASFLLDEPTSATKRNVLLTERPGGIGNIYVQDTWHALPKLTLNMGIRYDRTVIPQYGTDASIGNQGSIETGDFDFNTGKYILQVAPPTCAVRGRAPCLPSATLPANVEVALNQKILHGSKLNIGPRFGLAYSVNNTLAIRGSFGIFFDNWAASIQLPQNFQGSWPDVGTLGVSSLNTPGSALYVTGQNPFAVGTSLAGLQPAASPFTSNVNYFVDPLVKNPYSEQWNLGIEQQMDRNTVFSLNYVGAETHRLDIGGYYNTGALSTTSFATRLAKDINQTTGVWSGANATGQPFPYMQPDKWDRPGGNATYNALQASLARTSSKGLTYHAAYTFSRSIDEGDDGFFGVEGGVTEDPYNVRGSRGPSGYNIPHLLTLAATYAVPVGKGKSFSTGNKIGDYILGNWEVSSIFILRSGQAFTITSSGDIGNTGNGGTYERANYNGASTVPLGGRNRFHWFNTSAFSTPLSGTLGNSGRNMLMDPTYYQEDVSVFRDFPIWESLRVSLRADAFNVLNHPVLGTPGAATTTPTNTAMTSGLGVITGTANSQRIMQFSGKIQF